Genomic DNA from Anguilla anguilla isolate fAngAng1 chromosome 17, fAngAng1.pri, whole genome shotgun sequence:
GCTGCTGTCTGAACATGCTGTGTGACGCGCTGTCTGCAGGCCAAGTTCATTCTGCAGCTGGTTGCATTCAAAGAGCAGTTTATTtagccgcagcagcagcagctggcagCACAGGGGTTGCATGCTAGACTGCGGCCTGCAGAACTGACGGAAGATGTCCCCGCTACAGCTGAGATTACAGATATGGAAGAAAAACCCAATAGGGAGTGTAGGGGAATGTTTGGCCACAcatacaaattacattacaaggTACACATTTTACAAACTGCATACGTGTTCTAAGGTTTTCAGTCTTCCAGTTGTAGTTTGATTTGGATGCAACAAATTTCAAAAACATCAGGCTACACCTTTTTGACTGTGATTGTTATAGTGATTGTGCCATGGGCACCTACGAATAAATATCTAAGAATACattttgcagtttaaaaaaaaaaaaaacaaaaaaaaaaaacttgccagtAAATCCATGTAAACAGAGAAACATCCAGCCGCACTAGAGTCATCTTGGATAGAAAGCTCCTCCTGTAGATCTCCTGGCTCAACAACAAAGCCCTGCATGGCCTCAACAGCAGCCTCTCTACGGAGCCTCTGAAGGAGTAGAGAGTGAAAAGCCGAGCTGTGTGACACTGCCCTCTGGGGGTGAATATTGTGTACTGCAGCATGTTTGATCTGGACTTCCTGAGTCCTCCACCTCCCTTTTCCATGATACACTTCTCTGTCCACTTCGCTTTCTTAtatctcctctcctctgacTGTAAATCGTTGTGTGCTGTTTTGTCTTAAAATATCTGCTATGGTGAAGTCATTATTACTTCCTGCTCCTTCAGCCTACTGAGTCCTTTTTCTGCCTCTCTTCACAGGACAGGCAGGTCCATCCAGGACTCGAAGCGAACGGAGCAGACCCTGAGCCCTGCGAGCTCCACAGGTGAGCTTTCTGTCCTCCAGGGGAAGACACACCTGTCAGCTATAGCCCTGCCCATCCGCTCAGTGCAGCTGTGCAAACTCGCCGTAGTGTGAGCGTACACACAAGCTGTTTGATGATTATCGGTCTAATGAAATTCTCATGAACTCATATCACCCTCCCAACCTTTCTTCTCTTCGTCTTCCTCACCTGCTTTGCTCTGTTCATCTCTTCACCTCGTTTTCCTCAGTCTGCCTGTCTTTTCATACTCAAATTCAaaaagctttattggcatgaaatacaccTGCCACTTGAAATACACATATTGCTAAAGTGTACATACAGAAATATAGAAAGACATTAGAACTTGAATGTAAATTCAATGGAAGTAATTGCTATATCTAACTGttgcaacaacagcaacaacctCTATATcagagtagtagtagtaataataataataatctctctCTGGCCTGTTTCGTCGCTCCTAGGCCCTGCTGGTCAGTCCAAGCTCCTctcagcccccagcccccccacctccagctCACTGGCCACGGCCCCCGTTCTCTCGCTCATCAGCACGTCCAGCTccgcctctccctcctcctccctcacgaGTGCgcctccctccgccccccacaGCCAGGCCCCGCCCTTCAGTACGAACGCCCccggcagccccgcccccaagccCGTGTCCCTGCAGCCGCTGCTCATTCAGCTGCCCCTCGCCGTCGCCAACGCCCAGGGCGGGACCCTggtggccaatcacagcagcgGGGTGGAGCTGGTTCCCGTCACCTCGCTGGCCGGCGCGAGTCCCCTGAACAAGGCCAAGACtaccaccgccaccaccgcctTCATCATCCAGAAGACGGCggcgccctcctcctcctcctcggccggCCTGCCGTCCTCGCCGTCGCTACCTCAGATCACGCTGGCCCGGGCCGCCGGTCACCCGGGCAGCGGCGGGATGTTGGCCACGCCCGGCTCTGCCGTGTCCGTCACCTCCGCCCGCACACCCGCCCAGTGCGCCTCGGCCGTGGGCGCCACTTCCGCCTCCTCGCTGCCCACGTCCTCCACCCCCGCCGCCACGGGGGGCCAGTCGTCCGGGGCGACTGCCTCCGCCCCTCTGTCTGGAGCGGCGATGGCCTCAAAGACAGGTACACGCACGCGGCAGCAGCCATCTCAGTAATCCACTGCACACCACAGCGGACTGCGGCTGCCACTGCAGCGTTAATTAACCATGGGGCTGTCTGCAGTCTATGCCATGCTAatatctaccccccccccctcccctcgcctccTAGACACTCAAGCTACAAGCCGTGCCCCTGACTCCACAACTACAAAGTCATCTGCTCAGGTAAGAGCGCAGTCCCTAAACAATCACTCGCCATCCTAACAACAGCACTATTATGTCACTGCATATATGCTGTAATAAGCACCTGATGGACCTGGCTTGtgacttactcactcactcactcgcatttagcaggctgaagattctccacaagggggagctattaGCACTCAAGTAGCTGAAACTGGTGGCACTTTCAATTATTTCTGATGTGTGCTGCATGTTACCCTCCCAGTAGGACACTCTATCGGTGCTACTTAACAGAGATGCTTCACATCAGTGACGTCAGTGACACTGCGCTAGATAAATCAACTGGCACGTTTTTCAACCGTCATGTATAAAATAGTGGAGTagagtgctgtgtgagtgctgtgtggtGTTTGAGATGAGCTCAGAGGCCTGTAAGAGTAGATCGCggttattattaataaagttTTGTTTCGCAGGCTTCTCGTAGCACTAAGGCGGGGGCTGTCATTGACCTGactgaggatgatgatgatgtactAGGTAagtcctctctctcattccaccTCACTCTACTCCTCTCTCTCGGTTGCatgctgtatgagtgtgttgtgtgcagtgtgcagtgtgtctagCATGTTGTATGAGAGTATGCAGTGTGTTGTATGACTGTGCGCAGTGTGTCTAGCATGTTATATAAGAGTATGCAGTGTGTTAAGAGAGTATGCAGTGTGTTGTATGACTGTACGCAGTGTGTCTAGCATGTTATATAAGAGTATGCAGTGTGTTAAGAGAGTATGCAGTGTGTTGTATGACAGTTAGCAGGGCTCTCTAAcaccgtctgtctgtctgtctcctgcagTGACAGGAGTAAAGAAAGCTCCGGTCCAATCAGGCGCCAGTGTGTCAGCATCCCCATCCTCCTCATCGCCTTCATCAGCCGGCCAGCGAGCATCCGGgggccctccccccctcaccagcCACGCCACCATGCACGTTCAGCCAAGCGGTaagagcattacattacattacattacattactggcatttagcagacgctcttatccagagcgacttacacaaccttttacatagcatttacatttatacaatgtacatttatttatttatttatttgacagggacaatactCATCGATCATCATCACTattatgtgatgtaaatgtgccagactTAGCTAGATCGCTAATTTCCATCTGATGTCCCTGGGCAGGCTGGTGTTAGCACATTAATAACAAGTAGACCAGACTAGAAGCCATAGTACAACATTAAAAGctcataaaaacagacacacagagcttgTAAGCAGGCATGAGCAACACAGAAGCAGGCACATGCAAAGGAACAATTTATACACTGTATTTGTATATACATCGCCACCATGCGCTCAGCCAAGCGGTAAGAGCTTTACGTTACCGCCATAAACGCTCAGCCAATCTGTAAGAGCTTTACATTACCGCCATAAACGCTCAGCCAATCTGTAAGAGCTTTACATTACCGCCATAAACGCTCAGCCAATCTGTAAGAGCTTTACATTACCGCTGTAAACGCTCAGCCAATCTGTAAGAGCTTTACATTACCGCCATAAACGCTCAGCCAATCTGTAAGAGCTTTACATTACCGCCATAAACGCTCAGCCAATCTGTAAGAGCTTTACATTACCGCCATAAACGCTCAGCCAATCTGTAAGAGCTTTACATTACCGCCATAAACGCTCAGCCAATCTGTAAGAGCTTTACTTTACCGCCATAAACGCTCAGCCAATCTGTAAGAGCTTTACGTTACCGCCATAAACGCTCAGCCAATCTGTAAGAGCTTTACGTTACCGCCATAAACGCTCAGCCAATCTGTAAGAGCTTTACGTTACCGCCATAAACGCTCAGCCAATCTGTAAGAGCTTTACATTACCGCCATAAACGCTCAGCCAATCTGTATGAGCTCTACGTTACCGCCATAAACGCTCAGCCAATCTGTAAGAGCTTTACATTACCGCCATAAACGCTCAGCCAATCTGTAAGAGCTTTACGTTACCGCCATAAACGCTCAGCCAATCTGTAAGAGCTTTACGTTACCGCCATAAACACTCAGCCAATCTGTAAGAGCTTTACATTACCGCCGTAAACGCTCAGCCAATCTGTAAGAGCTTTACGTTACCGCCATAAACGCTCAGCCAATCTGTAAGAGCTTTACGTTACCGCCATAAACGCTCAGCCAATCTGTAAGAGCTTTACTTTACCGCCATAAACGCTCAGCCAATCTGTAAGAGCTTTACGTTACCGCCATAAACGCTCAGCCAATCTGTAAGAGCTTTACGTTACCGCCATAAACGCTCAGCCAATCTGTAAGAGCTTTACTTTACCGCCGTATACGCTCAGCCAATCTGTAAGAGCTTTACGTTACCGCCATAAACGCTCAGCCAATCTGTAAGAGCTTTACGTTACCGCCATAAACGCTCAGCCAATCTGTAAGAGCTTTACATTACCACCATAAACGCTCAGCCAGTCTGTAAGAGCTTTACGTTACCGCCATAAACGCTCAGCCAATCTGTAAGAGCTTTACGTTACCACCATGCACGTTCAGCCTATAATTTCCATAATTTCACCTAGTTTGCACACAGAACAACTGCTTTATGTTGCCAGGCAATTCTTGTCGCTAGGATGCACCGATCTCAAAATATCAACGACCGAATTATGATttgcaaatataaacacattatgTGCTTAGTCACCTTCATCAAATCGACACAATTTGCACACAGTCACCGCAATCACATCCACAGTTCAGTCACCTTAATCACGTTCACATAGTTGGCAGACAGTCATATCCGCACAGTTTGCACACATCAACCTAAAGCACATTCACACCGTTTCCAATGAAGAGGAGTTCTGTGGAAGTGGAATTTGCGGTTTTTAAGTAGTTGCAGAGATCAAAGGAGGGCGGTACCAGAGTAGCACTCTTGTCTGTCCATCTGATAAAAGGACAGCGGCGCGTTAGAGAAGCGGGGCGTTGGCGGGTGAGGGGGCGGTAAGGTCAGCGAGAGGTGTGAGGACCGCAGGCATTTTCACTGGTGATGGCAGCGCAGACACACCCAGGATTAGCGCTGTTTGAACAGAGGCTCCGCCCTGCTTTGGACTCGGTGTGCGTGAGCTGCATTAACCTCTCTCAACTGCCAAGTCCTGCCGCAaaaccctgccccgcccacccgaTACCGCACCCTGCCCCCACCTCACACCTGTAGAGTTtcacacagtactgtataaAACCCGCTCCCAGTAGTTACACAAACAGTACTATAACCCTCCTCCCtgtagagttacacacacagtactgtaagCCCCCTCCCTGTAGAGTTGCACACATAGTACTGTAACCACCCTCCCTATAGTTACACAAACAGTACTATAACCCTCCTCCCTGTAGAGTTACACTCACAGTACTGTAACCCCCCTCCCTGTAGAGTTACACACAGTACTATAACCCCCCTCCATGTAGAGTTACACTCACAGTACTGTAACCCCCCTCCAtgtagagttacacacacagtactgtaagCCCCCTCCCTGTAGAGTTGCACACATAGTACTGTAACCACCCTCCCTATAGTTACACAAACAGTACTATAACCCTACTCCCTGTAGAGTTACACTCACAGTACTGTAAGCCCCCTCCCtgtagagttacacacacagtcctgtaaCCCCCCTCCAtgtagagttacacacacagcactgttaccCCCCTCCTtgtagagttacacacacagtaacacacactgtgttaaccccccccccccccccccccccgcccctctctgttttttctgcagctcaaactacagTGAATGTGTCACAGAGATGCCAAGCTGTGGCCCCCAGTCCCTCTAGGGTCCTtcctcactcctcctccttctcctcctcctctaagTCATCCGTAACCCTCTCCAGCTCAGGCACTGGGGCAGTTGGGAGTGTcaggggggcagtgggggtaaCTGCAGCAGTGGGCAGTAACCGGCAGGGCAGCCCGCAGGCCACAGGTAACACTGAGAGTGGTTTaatacagaatacacacacacacacagacgaagCAAGCACGTGcaggcatgcatacacaggGCAGGAGACACCTCCGCACGGCAGTACTCAATACTGAGAGACAGGTCTCATTCAGTGCACACTGTCAATTTAGAGCAGTCTAACTGTACTATTTGCGCTCTAGACAGGCGGGCAGTCAAACTCTGTACTAATGTGCGTTCTTGCTTGTCCTTTCGTTTTCAGGACCAACAGTGAGGTCGTCCCCTCAGAGTACTCAACATCTGAATGGACCTCAACTCACTGTACAccatcgccccctgcaggtgagaTGACAGAAATCCCAGCTATGGGAAAATATGGTATTTCCCAGCAACGTAATATTGCAGTGGCAATAATGTATATGTTTGCCCATATTTAGCGTTCCAATATATCTATAATACTAATTTATACTAGTTTCGCCCCAATCAGGACTCGCTGTCGAAAAGCCTCCCCTCCGCAGCCGCGGGacagggccccgcccacccgccggcgagcctgccccccctgccctcgTCCCCGGCGCCGCCCCCGAGGCTGCCCCCCGAGGCGGCGCACACCACGCCCCCCCAGCAGCCGCAGCTGAAGCTGGCGCGGGTGCAGAGCCAGAACGGCATCGTGCTGTCCTGGTGCGTGGAGGAGACGGACCGCAGCTGCGCCGCCGTGGACAGCTACCACCTGTACGCCTACCACCAGGACCACTCGGGCCCGGCGGCGGCCGGCGGCGGCCCGCCCGCCTCGCAGTGGAAGAAGATCGGCGAGGTGAAGGCGCTCCCCTTGCCCATGGCCTGCACCCTCACCCAGTTCGTCTCCGGCTCCAAGTACTACTTCGCCGTGCGCGCCCGCGACGTCTACGGCCGCTTCGGCCCCTTCTGCGAGCCCCAGTGCACCGACGTCATCACCCCCGCCTCCGGCTCCAGCTAGGAGTGGCCCCGGGGCCTgctgagagagacacacaaagGGCTGTGACACAGCGACCAACCGCCGTGACTATCCAGCGCTTTTTTAAGGTTGGGACGAGACCGACCGGAAACGTCCAAGGACAGTGTTCTTTACCCCTCTGTCTGAGCCCCTCCAGATCAGAAGTGAAGGAAGGGAGACGGGACAGGAAAGGTTACCGTTGAAACTTTTCGTTTAAATTTGCGTTGCTCAGATATTTATACAATTTTTTGTTCTGGCTTGTccgttttttttatacataaaaataaaaataaataaaaaaacaaggagcCAAAAAcggtaaaactgaaaaatgtcagAAACGTTTATGGTTTAAGGAAGCGTATTAAACAGAGTCCACGTTTATTCcacatagaaaataaaatgggggaaaatggATATGTTAATGTTCTAGGTTTTGTCTGGTAACCAGACTTTAGATGAatgagaaatttaaataaagttaatgaTAAGTAACACATGCTTgcttttgtgtgatttgtgaGTTTGAACAGAAATCATAACCCTTTTAAGAAATAAGGGATGTTGGTCTCCTGGGGGTCTTGTCATAAGATGCTCTGCCCTTGTGGCCATGCTCATAtcgttgttgttcttgttgagGGAAAACGTAAATGAAGCTGTTCCTCATTTTTAAAGGGAAGCTGTGTGTCGTATTTATAGGACAAAAATGGTTGTTTAGGCtacttcctgaaaagtatgCTCCTAAATATATTCAGCAAacccccagaaaaaaaagtataatctTGGGATTTTAAGTCCACTACATTTATAGAAAATTTCACCTACTTATCAACTTATtaaatagtaggcaagtgcacCGATTTGGACACAGCCAAGGTAACATCCTCATTATCTGGTCCGTCTAACCAAAATTGTGGACCTACAAAAAATTGAGCTCTGCCATTGGATGATTCCTAATGCAATATCATAATGCAATGTACCCTTTCTTtatgaactgattttttttctatttgctATTGATAATTTTTTGAGGTGATGATTCAACCAGGAGAGTTTTCCAGGTTTGGGAAATGTCCGAACAGCGCTTCACTTTTGACTGTCGAAGTAAAAAGTGAATCATTTTTTGATTCCTGGAACTAAGTCCCTTGAAATAACCACACCCAGGTTTCTACTCTATTGAGCAGACAAACaggagaaacatttttaaataaagttttgcaTTATTAACACAGAAAAATACCGCATTCTCAGAAAGTAACATCTCTGTTGCATTATTGTCCTCACTCACAATTTTTCCACGTTTGTTTTTAGGCTGGTGAGTATTTCTGCCAGACAGGCTTGTTCATTTGTCAGGTGTGACGAGCGTGGATCACAGGTGCATTAGGGAAAGGGATGCATTTGCTCAAGCGACAGCAATTAGGCCACAGATAATGAGAATTGCAGAAGAGCTGGGCAGTCATGGGGAATGGAGATTAATTCACACATGGCTTTCATAATTGAAGCCCAAGTCAACAATTAAGGTTAAATTACAGAGAGTGTGTCAcatgtttatttctattttttccccaaaacaaaCCAAGTACAGTTATCAGATTAACATACTTGTCAAAATACAATAATGAATATCCTTTTGTCATTGTGCGTGTATAATCTGATTAAATATCAGATTATACATGCACGTAATCAGATAAAGCACAATACAAATCACACAAAACTTGTTGTGTTTCAGCAGTCATTGTCAGCCCTAGAGACAGAAAAGGCAGACGAGATGGTTAGACGCTTCAGGctaaaaatgattaatgttaAGATTTCCATTAAGATTTACAGTAAGGTATACATGATTATATGATTCTTTATAATAAGAttaacattaagattttcatTACCGATGAAGATTTTTAGACTAGGAGACCTCACAACCCTCTcaactttttcttttcaaactaATTTTGGTCCCcacaaaaatgtgtgaaattatcACAGTGAAAGCTCAGTGGATAACGTGTAGTTGTCTCACTGGTTCCCTGCATTAAGTAAACATGGCATTTATGGTGATTTATGGTAATGTTTCATATGGTAATTATGTACAAATCAACCCCCAAGCCCTAAGATTGAATCCAACCAATCCCAAGCAGGCTTGAAAAACTGGTTTGAATGTTTcaaagaaactgttttttttcctgtttgtttggtaTTTCAAATACCACAGTACCCATGAGCCTATGGTGAGATTTATCAGATTGAAAGAGAGAGCTACTCGTGTGTTCTGTAGAACTGGTTAAAACCTGAAATTAGAGCAAAAATGCTTTCCAAACTACTGTTACTCTGCCTCTCCAAACtgattcttaaaaaaagaaaaaaaaaaaaaggtgagaaCAAAAGCCACTCCTTGTGAGGAATGATCTCACCTACATGGGAGCCAGCCAAATTACTGGAAGATACTGTGTtgtggcaaaataaaaatgaagagaaattatatttaatatattttcataacagATTCCAAAATGGTTCGAAGTTTTAAAAAGGGCACAGATTAAACGGCTCATTAAGTCTCGCAGGTGCAGAATTTCGAAGGCAGGTGATCTCAGAACTTAAATAAACTTCTTAAGGCTCAAGTGACGGTACCCACACTGCTGATTAGAGCATGCCCTTCTGAATGTGGGTCCAATGTCATTTCTGTGCATATACAGCAAAATTGAATAAGAGAGAgatgggtgtgggggggggggtcttaacTGTACACCAATATTTTTGTGTCTGCAGTAAAGACAGTTCCCATGTGAAATCCAGAGGTCACAAAGGTAATTCTCTGTTCAGTGGGCATTCTACAAAAATCTATTTCACAGACCTGTCTAACAATATGTCTCCCGAGGTTTAacagaatgctttttttccctgttaaatCTGAATGAAAGATTTATTTTCCTGTGGTGAACCAGCACAAGTCCAGCGCGGATTGAAGCACATCCATTTCAACTGACATCATTGGGAGGTGGTGTCATGGAACATAATATCCCAGATTTACGTGCGCGGACTCAAAGCCAGCAGTCGTACCATTAAAAGGAATGTGCAGCAGCGGTCAGCGTGTCTTCTGTACCTCACCAACCGAATCTGATCGGTCACAGCGGTGACGCTCCCGTCCCTGTTGCCAGACATTCACTTTATCGACcgacaatctttttttttttttaaacagaagaaaGTACAAGAAAAAGGCCGAGCTAAGCACATTCCCAAATTCAATTGGAGGGTGACAGCTCCCCAAGCAAAAGATATTCCTTTCCCCTCTGTGTAATAATGACAGGGTCCTGAATAGAAAGCAGCCTCCTCCAGCAACTCTCTTGCCTTTCAGCAGAATTCCTCCACCTCTTGAGGCACAAATAATCCCATCAAGCAGGCTAATGTTGcagttttataaaaaataaaaaaacttaaaatattttttctctagCTTTATATCCCTGTAGACATATGTCCCTCGGTCTCCCATGTAATCTGCATTTCTGCAGCCAGacagaaaacaatttcaaaagGCCTCTTCTCCAAATAACATTTCTCTCCCATTTGACTGTGGTGTTATACTAAAACACGTAGCCAGGGAATTAGGAGCACTAGGCTTTGAACATCAGTTCTCCTTTCCTACTAAAGACTGTGCCTGGGACCCATTATAACCTATCAGCCGTCACCATGTAAGGTTAACGCATGGCCATTGCCCATtaatatatacttatatatacttTTACAACGCTTTTATAACATTTCgttttacattcatttgttCTAGATTCGCCCTCCATCAACTTGATTTTccacctttaaataaaaaaaataaaaaactggagTTCAATAAACGCACAATCCCTCCGACATCTTCCTGGAGCTCACAATTGTTTAGCAGGATCAAGCGCCTGCGCGAGGCCGTTTTGCCTGGGCATTGGCTAAACAGGAACGACCGTGATTCGAAGTCGAACTGGTGCTCACCACCCGTTTTGATCTAACAAATCAACTGGCAAGCAACACAGGTAAGCACAGAACCTGTCACACGTTGCTTAAATTAATGTTCATGCTACACAACCTGGCTAATCTTCAGGGTGCTACTTTCTTTAGAAATCAAATGCAGCAACTACCATTTGAGCTTTCATAGAAAGAATAAAACGCGCGCATTTCCAGGTGCATTCTTTTCATACAGCGACACAGCACATAACATGATGTAGCTTGCCTATAAAACCAGGAGTACTGCGCGCTGTCAAAAGACTGTACGAAGTTTGTCAGCGTTGAAACAAGTCGTGGTTCTTACCATCGTCATcagaaattaacattttgaagTTTTCTGTCAAAATACCTAAGGCATCAAAGATTTTTGGTCGACTCAGCGTTCAAGGTTACTAGTGCACACATGCCCATTACTGAGAACCAGGATACATATCATGGAAGTTCTGATGTGTAATTTTAACTTTGCAGTGTCGCACATATACCTGCAGCCTGCTTTACTGCACGTGCGCGTCTCAGGTTGATTTCATCCCAATAAATACGCAAACCATAAGTACTTCCATGAAGGTGAAGTTTCAGTAAATGGCAAGGGGGGACTGTTGAAGGTAGTCTATGCCTTTGGTATAGTCTTGCATCCTGTACGTCTTCATTTGAACCCTAATGCTGGCACACGTGACagtaattagcagctgaacaagaactctagctgttgaatgaggtgggctttgttggagtgaaaacctaccggatggtagatctccaggaacagggttggttaccactgcattGAGATGAACCATATTCCCAGTGTTGTGACCCTACAGGTGGACCATATTCAGCCATGGTGTGGAGCTGTGGCTGAGTCAGCAGATGTTCCTCCCTTGACTCCACACAAGCTACCACTCTGCAGCCAGCTGCGTTAGCTGCGCTGCAATCCACTAATGAAATGGCACAGTACATATAAACTGCCCTCTGGACTATGATGTGATGTGGTTTTGCAGCTAAGGGAACTGCAGCGGCCTACCTTCAGTACATCACCAAACCTTACGGACCCGCTAGACCCTTGTGTTCTGCAACCACTGCACgtctggctcctcctcctctgtgttctTGCACTTCCAGGTCACACCTTCTGGCTCTCTGGTTAGTTAAGCATGTTAGAGATCTGCACTGAGACTGGTCATTGGCACCCCAAAATTTATTTTGGCACCTCCTGCTTTTGGTTTGGAGCCAAGTGGCCCCTTTGGTTAGGTTTTGACTAGAGTCCTTGATACAACACGGAAGTCCAACTGGAGCTCTAAAAAATGTCAGTACGTATTTGAAAACCAACCTTCAGGAAAGGTTTTATTTGGATGTATCAGTAACGCCAAGCCAGTGGCCCTCATTAGGTGGATCTGTAAATTTCTATCAGATTCTTTCAACTTTTtgttaaaacagaaacagaaaagggagcagagaaaatgcttttttaatgcaTGCTATATGACCTCTTAGATTTATGACATACATTGTAAACAATAGATTTCAGACAGTGGACAAACACCttaatgcaataaaaacatactCAGCAATTTACTCCATTTGTCTCCTTACGCAGTACTTATTGGTGAAAAAAGCACGCACGGATGTATTGCAGCTGCTTCACCCGTTTTTACTGTAGCGGTCTTTTATAGTTTCACTTACTGTTCTGTATCTCGCCCCTTTCGCTCACAATTCTCCACTCTATAAATCAAATATTAATTCCCCTTCTTTCTCCTCCTACTCCGGCTTTGTCTTATGACTGCTATTTATATTACttaccacaagggggcagcatTTGACAACTGGGCGCAGataaaatgcaaacatgcatttctAAGTAGCGCTTCCTTTTGACGTTTCCGCCTACAGGTGTCACTGCCCCT
This window encodes:
- the LOC118216170 gene encoding activating transcription factor 7-interacting protein 1-like isoform X3, whose amino-acid sequence is MDVAVAEEPQKKIFRARKTMKISDRQQLELLHNTLPSSKPPCPSPPLVNGRHPDDGQKETEREKEKSSAGGSPMEARSVSPASRSPTPLALSLSLSPSPPAKTPEEAASATPPPSPPSSSDGAKETEKGKGDEGKTPTSPSAEGGERKDGEKEEKEGPVKAAVAPEKEKEDEPPKPQGSPEEATAGSLVVPLTAEGAEGDGEKATEAEEAVAMDTAPSNSAPEDVTPILDKMPAASSLTQSPAPPGNTTTSSPSLSPSHAPESDQEVKEGFLVLSEEEETQGEKDDEKEREEGEDKQDGEKMEVDAGKEREKEKSAETVAESAASPPASSAPSPGEEEGEGSGAGVAAGRKRTISGGAETGGPAESGEKEQPERQEGLESQRKRPRVERDELEAHIELKISGNADSRHKLEKVVQQLVAEQLRVLQLSVFDRSLQELRERVEKIDCATKHQHTLDTLQAKIARLNKKFGAVNQAKENLRKPQEISSSSLMISSSPAQRTGRSIQDSKRTEQTLSPASSTGPAGQSKLLSAPSPPTSSSLATAPVLSLISTSSSASPSSSLTSAPPSAPHSQAPPFSTNAPGSPAPKPVSLQPLLIQLPLAVANAQGGTLVANHSSGVELVPVTSLAGASPLNKAKTTTATTAFIIQKTAAPSSSSSAGLPSSPSLPQITLARAAGHPGSGGMLATPGSAVSVTSARTPAQCASAVGATSASSLPTSSTPAATGGQSSGATASAPLSGAAMASKTDTQATSRAPDSTTTKSSAQASRSTKAGAVIDLTEDDDDVLVTGVKKAPVQSGASVSASPSSSSPSSAGQRASGGPPPLTSHATMHVQPSGPTVRSSPQSTQHLNGPQLTVHHRPLQFRPNQDSLSKSLPSAAAGQGPAHPPASLPPLPSSPAPPPRLPPEAAHTTPPQQPQLKLARVQSQNGIVLSWCVEETDRSCAAVDSYHLYAYHQDHSGPAAAGGGPPASQWKKIGEVKALPLPMACTLTQFVSGSKYYFAVRARDVYGRFGPFCEPQCTDVITPASGSS
- the LOC118216170 gene encoding activating transcription factor 7-interacting protein 1-like isoform X4, coding for MDVAVAEEPQKKIFRARKTMKISDRQQLELLHNTLPSSKPPCPSPPLVNGRHPDDGQKETEREKEKSSAGGSPMEARSVSPASRSPTPLALSLSLSPSPPAKTPEEAASATPPPSPPSSSDGAKETEKGKGDEGKTPTSPSAEGGERKDGEKEEKEGPVKAAVAPEKEKEDEPPKPQGSPEEATAGSLVVPLTAEGAEGDGEKATEAEEAVAMDTAPSNSAPEDVTPILDKMPAASSLTQSPAPPGNTTTSSPSLSPSHAPESDQEVKEGFLVLSEEEETQGEKDDEKEREEGEDKQDGEKMEVDAGKEREKEKSAETVAESAASPPASSAPSPGEEEGEGSGAGVAAGRKRTISGGAETGGPAESGEKEQPERQEGLESQRKRPRVERDELEAHIELKISGNADSRHKLEKVVQQLVAEQLRVLQLSVFDRSLQELRERVEKIDCATKHQHTLDTLQAKIARLNKKFGAVNQAKENLRKPQEISSSSLMISSSPAQRTGRSIQDSKRTEQTLSPASSTGPAGQSKLLSAPSPPTSSSLATAPVLSLISTSSSASPSSSLTSAPPSAPHSQAPPFSTNAPGSPAPKPVSLQPLLIQLPLAVANAQGGTLVANHSSGVELVPVTSLAGASPLNKAKTTTATTAFIIQKTAAPSSSSSAGLPSSPSLPQITLARAAGHPGSGGMLATPGSAVSVTSARTPAQCASAVGATSASSLPTSSTPAATGGQSSGATASAPLSGAAMASKTDTQATSRAPDSTTTKSSAQASRSTKAGAVIDLTEDDDDVLVTGVKKAPVQSGASVSASPSSSSPSSAGQRASGGPPPLTSHATMHVQPSGPTVRSSPQSTQHLNGPQLTVHHRPLQDSLSKSLPSAAAGQGPAHPPASLPPLPSSPAPPPRLPPEAAHTTPPQQPQLKLARVQSQNGIVLSWCVEETDRSCAAVDSYHLYAYHQDHSGPAAAGGGPPASQWKKIGEVKALPLPMACTLTQFVSGSKYYFAVRARDVYGRFGPFCEPQCTDVITPASGSS